A single window of Malus sylvestris chromosome 5, drMalSylv7.2, whole genome shotgun sequence DNA harbors:
- the LOC126623856 gene encoding carboxyl-terminal-processing peptidase 1, chloroplastic isoform X2, with protein sequence MRVLLLSNTTLSLSPPPLSETLKSPIRSNFKRNSINWAEKALVGALGGALSLCLLVSSPSPSIAIEPSPSSSPPSTEYCREEEGGEAVEFLVPEAAAAVTNEGIVEEAWEIVNDSFINTGRLSSFPETWQFSKMARYDMSGIGINLREVPDENGDVKVKVLGLVLDGPAQSAGVRQGDEVLAVNGLDVKGKSAFEVSSLMQGPNETFVTIKVKHGNCGPIQSIEVQRQLVARTPVFYRLEQIENGTRSVGYMRVKEFNALARKDLVIAMKRLQDMGASYFILDLRDNRGGLVQAGIEIAKLFLNQGETVIYTDGKDPEYQQSIVADTTPLVTAPVIVLVNNNTASASEIVASALHDNCRGVLVGERTFGKGLIQSVFELRDGSGVVVTVGKYVTPKHKDINGNGIEPDFRKFPAWSDVTQRLSQCSMLQRG encoded by the exons atgagggttCTGTTGCTCAGCAACAccacactctcactctcaccgCCGCCGTTATCGGAAACCCTAAAATCCCCGATTCGATCCAATTTCAAGCGAAATTCGATCAATTGGGCCGAGAAAGCTCTTGTTGGAGCCCTAGGTGGGGCCCTGTCGCTCTGTCTTCTGGTCTCTTCGCCTTCGCCTTCCATAGCAATTgagccttctccttcttcttctccgccgTCGACGGAGTATTGCCGCGAGGAGGAAGGAGGTGAAGCGGTGGAGTTTTTGGTGCCCGAAGCAGCGGCGGCGGTGACCAATGAGGGGATTGTGGAGGAGGCTTGGGAAATTGTCAATGACAGCTTTATCAACACCGGCCGCTTGAGCTCGTTCCCTGAAACTTGGCAG TTCTCCAAGATGGCGAGGTATGACATGAGTGGTATTGGAATAAACCTCAGGGAAGTCCCAGATGAAAACGGAGATGTGAAAGTGAAGGTACTAGGACTTGTACTGGATGGTCCTGCACAATCTGCAGGTGTGAGACAG GGGGATGAAGTACTAGCTGTTAATGGATTGGATGTGAAAGGGAAGTCAGCTTTTGAAGTATCATCATTGATGCAAGGCCCTAACGAGACGTTCGTTACTATTAAG GTCAAGCATGGCAATTGTGGGCCTATTCAGTCTATTGAAGTCCAAAGACAACTTGTTGCTCGAACCCCTGTCTTTTATCGGTTGGAACAAATAGAAAATGGAACCAGATCTGTTGGATACATGCGAGTAAAAGAGTTCAATGCATTGGCTAGAAAGGACTTGGTAATTG CTATGAAGCGGCTTCAGGACATGGGTGCCTCATACTTCATTCTGGATCTTAGAGATAATCGTGGTGGACTAGTACAG GCTGGAATAGAAATTGCCAAGCTATTTCTAAATCAAGGGGAGACG GTGATTTATACTGACGGGAAGGATCCCGAATACCAACAAAGCATCGTTGCAGATACTACACCATTAGTTACAGCACCTGTTATT GTTTTGGTGAACAACAATACTGCTAGTGCAAGTGAAATT GTTGCTTCCGCTTTGCATGATAATTGTAGAGGGGTTCTTGTGGGTGAGCGGACATTCGGCAAG GGTTTAATTCAATCTGTATTTGAACTTCGTGATGGCTCCGGCGTAGTTGTAACTGTTGGGAAGTATGTCACGCCAAAACACAAGGACATTAATGGCAACGGAATAGAGCCTGATTTTCGAAAATTCCCAG CATGGAGTGACGTCACTCAACGTCTTTCACAGTGCAGCATGCTTCAGCGGGGATAG
- the LOC126623856 gene encoding carboxyl-terminal-processing peptidase 1, chloroplastic isoform X1, whose translation MRVLLLSNTTLSLSPPPLSETLKSPIRSNFKRNSINWAEKALVGALGGALSLCLLVSSPSPSIAIEPSPSSSPPSTEYCREEEGGEAVEFLVPEAAAAVTNEGIVEEAWEIVNDSFINTGRLSSFPETWQRKKEDIRSSSIKTRAKAHDMIKRMLASLGDPYTRFLSPEEFSKMARYDMSGIGINLREVPDENGDVKVKVLGLVLDGPAQSAGVRQGDEVLAVNGLDVKGKSAFEVSSLMQGPNETFVTIKVKHGNCGPIQSIEVQRQLVARTPVFYRLEQIENGTRSVGYMRVKEFNALARKDLVIAMKRLQDMGASYFILDLRDNRGGLVQAGIEIAKLFLNQGETVIYTDGKDPEYQQSIVADTTPLVTAPVIVLVNNNTASASEIVASALHDNCRGVLVGERTFGKGLIQSVFELRDGSGVVVTVGKYVTPKHKDINGNGIEPDFRKFPAWSDVTQRLSQCSMLQRG comes from the exons atgagggttCTGTTGCTCAGCAACAccacactctcactctcaccgCCGCCGTTATCGGAAACCCTAAAATCCCCGATTCGATCCAATTTCAAGCGAAATTCGATCAATTGGGCCGAGAAAGCTCTTGTTGGAGCCCTAGGTGGGGCCCTGTCGCTCTGTCTTCTGGTCTCTTCGCCTTCGCCTTCCATAGCAATTgagccttctccttcttcttctccgccgTCGACGGAGTATTGCCGCGAGGAGGAAGGAGGTGAAGCGGTGGAGTTTTTGGTGCCCGAAGCAGCGGCGGCGGTGACCAATGAGGGGATTGTGGAGGAGGCTTGGGAAATTGTCAATGACAGCTTTATCAACACCGGCCGCTTGAGCTCGTTCCCTGAAACTTGGCAG AGGAAAAAGGAAGACATAAGAAGTAGTTCAATAAAGACAAGAGCTAAGGCTCATGATATGATTAAGCGAATGTTGGCCAGCTTGGGTGACCCTTATACGCGATTTCTTTCCCCCGAAGAG TTCTCCAAGATGGCGAGGTATGACATGAGTGGTATTGGAATAAACCTCAGGGAAGTCCCAGATGAAAACGGAGATGTGAAAGTGAAGGTACTAGGACTTGTACTGGATGGTCCTGCACAATCTGCAGGTGTGAGACAG GGGGATGAAGTACTAGCTGTTAATGGATTGGATGTGAAAGGGAAGTCAGCTTTTGAAGTATCATCATTGATGCAAGGCCCTAACGAGACGTTCGTTACTATTAAG GTCAAGCATGGCAATTGTGGGCCTATTCAGTCTATTGAAGTCCAAAGACAACTTGTTGCTCGAACCCCTGTCTTTTATCGGTTGGAACAAATAGAAAATGGAACCAGATCTGTTGGATACATGCGAGTAAAAGAGTTCAATGCATTGGCTAGAAAGGACTTGGTAATTG CTATGAAGCGGCTTCAGGACATGGGTGCCTCATACTTCATTCTGGATCTTAGAGATAATCGTGGTGGACTAGTACAG GCTGGAATAGAAATTGCCAAGCTATTTCTAAATCAAGGGGAGACG GTGATTTATACTGACGGGAAGGATCCCGAATACCAACAAAGCATCGTTGCAGATACTACACCATTAGTTACAGCACCTGTTATT GTTTTGGTGAACAACAATACTGCTAGTGCAAGTGAAATT GTTGCTTCCGCTTTGCATGATAATTGTAGAGGGGTTCTTGTGGGTGAGCGGACATTCGGCAAG GGTTTAATTCAATCTGTATTTGAACTTCGTGATGGCTCCGGCGTAGTTGTAACTGTTGGGAAGTATGTCACGCCAAAACACAAGGACATTAATGGCAACGGAATAGAGCCTGATTTTCGAAAATTCCCAG CATGGAGTGACGTCACTCAACGTCTTTCACAGTGCAGCATGCTTCAGCGGGGATAG
- the LOC126623856 gene encoding carboxyl-terminal-processing peptidase 1, chloroplastic isoform X3: MARYDMSGIGINLREVPDENGDVKVKVLGLVLDGPAQSAGVRQGDEVLAVNGLDVKGKSAFEVSSLMQGPNETFVTIKVKHGNCGPIQSIEVQRQLVARTPVFYRLEQIENGTRSVGYMRVKEFNALARKDLVIAMKRLQDMGASYFILDLRDNRGGLVQAGIEIAKLFLNQGETVIYTDGKDPEYQQSIVADTTPLVTAPVIVLVNNNTASASEIVASALHDNCRGVLVGERTFGKGLIQSVFELRDGSGVVVTVGKYVTPKHKDINGNGIEPDFRKFPAWSDVTQRLSQCSMLQRG, translated from the exons ATGGCGAGGTATGACATGAGTGGTATTGGAATAAACCTCAGGGAAGTCCCAGATGAAAACGGAGATGTGAAAGTGAAGGTACTAGGACTTGTACTGGATGGTCCTGCACAATCTGCAGGTGTGAGACAG GGGGATGAAGTACTAGCTGTTAATGGATTGGATGTGAAAGGGAAGTCAGCTTTTGAAGTATCATCATTGATGCAAGGCCCTAACGAGACGTTCGTTACTATTAAG GTCAAGCATGGCAATTGTGGGCCTATTCAGTCTATTGAAGTCCAAAGACAACTTGTTGCTCGAACCCCTGTCTTTTATCGGTTGGAACAAATAGAAAATGGAACCAGATCTGTTGGATACATGCGAGTAAAAGAGTTCAATGCATTGGCTAGAAAGGACTTGGTAATTG CTATGAAGCGGCTTCAGGACATGGGTGCCTCATACTTCATTCTGGATCTTAGAGATAATCGTGGTGGACTAGTACAG GCTGGAATAGAAATTGCCAAGCTATTTCTAAATCAAGGGGAGACG GTGATTTATACTGACGGGAAGGATCCCGAATACCAACAAAGCATCGTTGCAGATACTACACCATTAGTTACAGCACCTGTTATT GTTTTGGTGAACAACAATACTGCTAGTGCAAGTGAAATT GTTGCTTCCGCTTTGCATGATAATTGTAGAGGGGTTCTTGTGGGTGAGCGGACATTCGGCAAG GGTTTAATTCAATCTGTATTTGAACTTCGTGATGGCTCCGGCGTAGTTGTAACTGTTGGGAAGTATGTCACGCCAAAACACAAGGACATTAATGGCAACGGAATAGAGCCTGATTTTCGAAAATTCCCAG CATGGAGTGACGTCACTCAACGTCTTTCACAGTGCAGCATGCTTCAGCGGGGATAG
- the LOC126622170 gene encoding PLASMODESMATA CALLOSE-BINDING PROTEIN 1-like, producing the protein MGVGSLRHSALFFLFFCFSSGSSVPKNPLLEATPQRRTQVNQEKHILSASSVYTTQLDNIPTVNPSTLPTTPTPFVNPTYPPSPTTTDPTTTPIPIPPTLTPTTPTTTPTTTPSSGGTWCIASQSAAQNALQVALDYACGYGAADCSAINQGGSCYNPNTLQGHASYAFNDYYQKHPSPTSCSFGGTAQLSNTDPSTGSCRFASSSASTSMNSPPTPTMSPPTPMMSTTPSTPTMPTTTTSPYTPSIATPGGGSTIYGDSPTDSPNSATSISSCMLLLFIMTGILGSLLAENYV; encoded by the exons ATGGGTGTTGGCTCGCTTCGGCATTCTGcgttgtttttcttgtttttttgctTTAGTTCAG GTTCAAGTGTTCCAAAGAATCCTCTTTTGGAAGCAACCCCCCAAAGAAGAACGCAAGTGAATCAAGAAAAGCATATACTTTCTGCATCTTCGGTGTATACTACGCAGCTCGATAATATTCCCACCGTCAATCCAAGTACTCTACCAACAACTCCCACACCGTTTGTGAACCCGACATACCCACCATCACCAACCACAACAGACCCAACCACAACTCCAATCCCAATACCACCGACCCTGACCCCGACAACTCCCACCACAACTCCCACCACGACTCCATCATCAGGTGGTACTTGGTGTATTGCAAGCCAATCTGCAGCACAGAATGCCTTGCAGGTAGCTCTGGATTATGCTTGTGGCTATGGAGCTGCAGACTGTTCAGCAATTAATCAGGGTGGAAGCTGTTATAACCCAAACACTCTTCAAGGTCATGCTTCCTACGCCTTCAATGACTACTATCAGAAGCACCCATCTCCTACCAGCTGCAGTTTCGGCGGAACAGCTCAACTCAGCAACACTGACCCAA GTACTGGTAGCTGTCGCTTTGCATCTTCCTCAGCATCAACCAG CATGAACTCACCACCAACGCCAACAATGTCGCCACCAACGCCAATGATGTCAACAACACCATCAACACCGACAatgccaacaacaacaacatcacCATACACCCCAAGCATCGCTACACCAGGTGGAGGATCAACAATTTATGGTGACTCGCCAACAGATTCCCCTAACTCAGCAACCTCAATCTCATCTTGCATGTTGCTGCTATTCATCATGACTGGGATCTTGGGGTCACTTCTCGCAGAAAATTATGTCTAA
- the LOC126622171 gene encoding cold-regulated 413 inner membrane protein 1, chloroplastic-like: MATLSLSSTSPPTVSLYSVGSSGATTSKFSAFQPRPAKLSCLRLGSLHRNPLRVSIGGKKEFVVMKGKRRGSGAMCYTYAAPLSVNTLQFISTISTAVLLLAKGTAVQKSFLVPLFLLQAPAAVISWIKGEYGIWAAFLALLVRLFFFIPGELELPLTAVLLVIVAPYQVLHIRGRQEGAIIALVVAAYLAFQHFSRIGSLQRSFERGSIIATIAIISITAVSCLYLF; encoded by the exons ATGGCGACTCTCTCACTCTCCTCCACTTCACCACCGACTGTCTCTCTCTACAGCGTCGGCAGCAGCGGCGCTACCACCTCCAAATTCTCCGCCTTTCAACCGAGGCCGGCCAAGCTCTCTTGTCTTCGTTTGGGCTCACTCCACCGCAACCCTCTCAG AGTTTCGATTGGTGGAAAGAAGGAGTTCGTGGTGATGAAGGGTAAGAGGAGGGGATCGGGTGCGATGTGTTACACTTACGCTGCACCTCTCTCTGTCAACACCCTCCAGTTTATCTCCACCATTTCTACCGc GGTTCTGTTGCTTGCAAAAGGGACTGCTGTTCAGAAATCCTTTCTTGTTCCCTTATTTCTTCTGCAAGCGCCGGCTGCCGTCATCTCATGGATTAA GGGTGAATATGGTATCTGGGCTGCATTCCTAGCCCTTCTTGTCCGTCTCTTCTTCTTTATTCCCG GGGAACTTGAGTTGCCATTGACAGCAGTACTCCTGGTGATTGTGGCTCCTTACCAAGTTCTGCATATAAG GGGTAGACAAGAAGGTGCTATTATTGCACTGGTTGTTGCAGCATATTTGGCTTTCCAGCACTTCTCACGAATAGGAAGCCTGCAGAGATCATTTGAGCGAGGTTCAATTATTGCTACCATAGCCATCATTTCCATCACTGCTGTGTCATGCTTGTACCTGTTCTGA
- the LOC126622921 gene encoding cation/H(+) antiporter 4-like produces the protein MNNVIPHPVTICTVFPPRVNSIGIWNASQTSRNYTLPVLEFEMTLIYIVTQLTHLFLNMFGLPVLAAQLVAGILLGDAGLDRVIQHFRPEQENPIFPFTNQEVLNVISLFGFTLFSFLIGVKIDLGLVSKIGKKAIYNGVLTLVVPLIAGFLTLLFLTWEWSLNADEVVQLIFVTAMHIQAPSTVIACLLTELKILNTELGRLALSSALVCDFFSIALTTVATLVKVLQNDAWRGMRDIGVMIIYTLSVFCVFRPIMFWIVKRTPEGSPVKDSYIFFILLAFLGSGLFSHWCELPIVIGPLILGFAVPDGPPLGATLVKKLDFMVNRVFMPVFVTTSLMRVTVSLEMPPAHRRVVLGTAIVTFVIFLSKFAASMVTPLCCKMPLRHAVALALIMTSKGVVEIAAYTIAKDTWVIVSGVFNHMMFTVLLSAIVVPPLVKYLYDPKKKYAGYHRKALLNSKPNSELRILACINRADNTPAIINLIDASCPTRESPIGLYVLHLIELVARTTSVLISHNLQTRALSNYSYSENIIRSFVQFMKENEEAVFVHVFTAISPPLYMYDDVCTLALDKNTSLIILPFHRKWSVTNGSIESENQAARKLNCRVLETAPCSVGILVNRGHVKCTNSSVSPAETYRVALVFIGGSDDWEALMFAKRMVRDACISLTVIRLVDASEDKESFTKWEVVQDNEMLKEVRHNGTGYVSYVEEHVADSTQTTRKIRSLMDEDEYDLYIVGRRYNVRSPQTLGLEQWSEFPELGVIGDMLASADYCCKFSVLVIQHQQQGTSS, from the exons ATGAATAATGTGATTCCTCATCCTGTAACAATATGCACGGTATTTCCGCCTCGTGTTAATTCAATAGGCATATGGAATGCATCACAAACTAGTCGG AACTACACCCTCCCAGTTCTGGAATTTGAAATGACTCTCATCTACATCGTCACCCAACTCACCCATTTGTTTCTCAATATGTTTGGCCTCCCAGTGCTTGCCGCTCAACTTGTG GCTGGAATACTCCTTGGTGATGCAGGACTTGACAGAGTGATCCAACATTTTCGTCCTGAACAAGAGAATCCCATATTTCCTTTTACTAATCAGGAAGTACTCAACGTAATATCACTGTTTGGATTCACACTCTTCAGCTTCTTGATCGGAGTCAAAATAGACTTGGGATTAGTATCAAAAATCGGAAAAAAGGCTATCTACAACGGCGTGTTAACCTTGGTGGTGCCTCTAATAGCCGGCTTCTTAACGCTGCTCTTCCTCACCTGGGAGTGGTCCTTAAACGCGGACGAAGTCGTGCAGCTTATTTTCGTAACAGCAATGCATATTCAGGCTCCGTCTACCGTCATTGCTTGCCTCCTCACCGAGCTCAAGATCCTAAATACCGAACTTGGCCGGCTCGCATTATCTTCGGCACTCGTCTGTGATTTCTTTAGCATTGCCCTAACTACTGTTGCGACGTTGGTGAAAGTCTTACAGAACGATGCATGGAGGGGCATGAGGGACATTGGGGTGATGATAATCTATACTTTATCTGTTTTCTGTGTTTTCCGTCCAATAATGTTTTGGATTGTGAAAAGAACCCCTGAAGGCAGCCCTGTTAAGGATTCATACATTTTCTTCATCCTGCTGGCATTTTTGGGATCTGGATTGTTTTCCCACTGGTGTGAGCTCCCGATCGTGATCGGGCCTTTGATCTTAGGGTTCGCAGTGCCAGATGGGCCCCCACTAGGAGCTACTTTGGTCAAAAAGCTTGACTTTATGGTCAATAGGGTTTTCATGCCAGTTTTTGTGACCACGTCCTTGATGAGGGTTACTGTATCCTTAGAAATGCCTCCGGCTCATAGAAGGGTGGTATTAGGCACCGCCATTGTTACTTTTGTGATTTTCTTGAGCAAATTTGCAGCCTCTATGGTGACTCCTTTGTGTTGCAAGATGCCTTTGAGGCATGCAGTGGCACTGGCTCTCATAATGACCAGCAAAGGCGTTGTCGAGATAGCTGCATACACCATCGCAAAAGACACTTGG GTTATAGTTTCTGGGGTCTTTAACCATATGATGTTCACAGTTTTATTGAGTGCAATTGTCGTGCCACCTCTTGTGAAGTACTTGTACGATCCTAAGAAAAAATATGCAGGCTACCACAGAAAAGCCCTTCTCAATTCCAAACCCAATTCGGAGCTCCGAATTCTCGCATGCATCAACAGAGCTGATAACACCCCCGCCATCATCAACCTTATCGATGCCTCGTGCCCGACTCGAGAAAGCCCCATCGGCCTCTACGTTCTTCACCTCATCGAGCTAGTTGCTCGAACCACCTCCGTCTTAATCTCACACAACTTACAAACAAGAGCCCTCTCCAATTATTCGTACTCCGAGAACATCATCCGTTCGTTCGTTCAGTTTATGAAAGAGAATGAAGAAGCAGTCTTCGTGCATGTATTTACGGCTATATCTCCACCCCTATACATGTACGACGACGTATGCACCCTCGCGCTGGACAAAAACACATCGCTCATAATCCTGCCGTTCCATCGAAAGTGGTCGGTTACTAACGGGTCTATAGAGTCGGAAAACCAAGCCGCAAGGAAGCTCAATTGTCGGGTGCTTGAAACCGCGCCGTGTTCGGTTGGCATTCTTGTGAACCGCGGTCACGTAAAATGCACCAACTCCTCAGTATCACCTGCAGAAACGTATCGAGTTGCATTGGTTTTCATCGGAGGGAGTGACGACTGGGAGGCACTTATGTTCGCAAAACGCATGGTTAGGGACGCGTGCATTAGCCTGACGGTGATTCGGCTAGTGGACGCGTCCGAGGACAAAGAAAGTTTCACCAAATGGGAGGTGGTGCAGGACAATGAGATGTTGAAGGAAGTAAGGCATAATGGTACAGGGTACGTGAGTTATGTAGAAGAACACGTGGCCGACAGCACTCAAACGACAAGGAAAATACGGTCGTTGATGGACGAGGATGAATACGACCTGTACATAGTCGGGAGAAGATACAATGTGAGAAGCCCTCAGACATTGGGTCTTGAGCAATGGAGTGAGTTCCCTGAACTTGGGGTCATTGGCGACATGCTTGCCTCGGCGGATTATTGCTGCAAATTCAGTGTGTTGGTGATTCAGCATCAGCAACAAGGGACTAGCTCGTAG